A genomic window from Balaenoptera acutorostrata chromosome 20, mBalAcu1.1, whole genome shotgun sequence includes:
- the CHRNE gene encoding acetylcholine receptor subunit epsilon isoform X2, with protein sequence MAGTLLSALLLLQLLGGGEGKNEELRLYHHLFDNYDPGRRPVQKPGDTVTITLKVTLTNLISLNEKEETLTTNVWIGIDWHDYRLNYSKGDFGGIETLRVPSELVWLPEIVLENNSQTYSAEEVELAFAVDDDGDTISNIDIDTEAYTENGEWAINFCPGVIRRHDGGSADGPGDTEVIYTLIIRRKPLFYVINIIVPCVLISGLVLLAYFLPAQAGGQKCTVSINVLLAQTVFLFLIAQKIPETSLSVPLLGRYLIFVMVVATLIVMNCVIVLNVSCRTPTTHAMSPRLRHVLLELLPQLLGSGAPPEVPRATSPPRRASSLGLLLRAEELILKKPRSELMFEGQRHRHGTWTAALCQSLGAAAPEIRCCVDAVNFLAESTRDQEATGKEVSDWVRMGKALDNICFWAALVLFLIGSSLIFLGAYFNQVPELPYPPCM encoded by the exons ATGGCAGGGACTCTGCTCAGCGCCCTGCTCCTCTTGCAGCTCCTCG GCGGAGGTGAAGGGAAGAACGAGGAGCTGCGTCTTTACCACCACCTCTTCGACAACTACGACCCAGGACGCCGGCCAGTGCAGAAACCTGGGGACACCGTCACCATCACCCTCAAAGTCACCCTGACCAACCTCATCTCACTG AATGAGAAAGAGGAGACCCTCACCACCAACGTCTGGATTGGAATC gACTGGCATGATTACCGACTCAACTACAGCAAGGGCGATTTTGGGGGCATAGAAACCCTGCGGGTCCCTTCAGAACTCGTATGGCTGCCAGAGATTGTGCTGGAAAACAA CTCGCAGACGTACAGTGCAGAAGAGGTGGAGCTCGCCTTTGCTGTGGACGACGATGGCGACACCATCAGCAATATAGATATCGACACTGAGGCCTATACTG AGAACGGTGAGTGGGCCATCAACTTCTGCCCCGGGGTGATCCGCCGCCACGACGGTGGCTCTGCTGATGGTCCAGGGGACACCGAAGTCATCTACACGCTCATCATTCGCCGGAAGCCGCTCTTCTACGTTATTAACATCATCGTGCCTTGCGTGCTCATCTCGGGCCTAGTGCTGCTCGCCTATTTCCTGCCGGCACAGG CCGGCGGCCAGAAATGCACCGTCTCCATCAACGTCCTGCTCGCCCAGACCGTCTTCTTGTTCCTAATTGCCCAGAAAATCCCAGAGACATCTCTGAGCGTGCCGCTGCTGGGCAG GTACCTCATTTTCGTCATGGTGGTTGCCACACTCATTGTCATGAATTGCGTTATCGTGCTCAACGTGTCTTGTCGGACGCCCACCACTCACGCCATGTCCCCGCGGCTGCGCCAC gtcttACTGGAGCTGCTGCCCCAACTCCTGGGCTCGGGTGCACCCCCCGAGGTCCCCCGGGCCACCTCGCCCCCAAGGCGGGCGTCGTCCTTGGGCCTACTGCTCCGCGCGGAGGAGCTGATACTGAAAAAGCCGAGGAGCGAGCTCATGTTTGAGGGGCAGAGGCACCGGCACGGGACCTGGACTG CTGCCCTCTGCCAGAGCCTGGGCGCCGCCGCCCCCGAGATCCGCTGCTGTGTGGATGCCGTGAACTTCCTGGCCGAGAGCACGCGAGACCAGGAGGCCACCGGCAAG GAGGTGTCCGACTGGGTGCGCATGGGGAAGGCCCTTGACAACATCTGCTTCTGGGCCGCTCTGGTGCTCTTCCTTATCGGCTCCAGCCTCATCTTCCTTGGGGCCTACTTCAACCAAGTGCCCGAACTGCCCTACCCGCCCTGTATGTAG
- the C20H17orf107 gene encoding LOW QUALITY PROTEIN: uncharacterized protein C17orf107 homolog (The sequence of the model RefSeq protein was modified relative to this genomic sequence to represent the inferred CDS: substituted 1 base at 1 genomic stop codon), protein MKGTSSSLETLLWVYHFHSSTEVALQPPLLSSPELVAAAHEYMEQRFREPXSLEPREPEQPPAPKPTLGLVLREAAASVVNFGATLLEISALWVQQEVRRLDGDPGPAPDAGDPGGALALVAQAAGQGARQAGSTAGASARLLVQGARLCPCGRGLQGSASFLQQWRRQLGLGTPGEPVS, encoded by the exons ATGAAGGGGACCTCCAGCTCCCTGGAAACCCTGCTGTGGGTCTACCACTTCCACAGCTCCACGGAG GTGGCCCTCCAGCCCCCGCTTCTATCTTCCCCGGAACTTGTGGCCGCAGCCCATGAATATATGGAGCAGCGGTTCAGAGAGCCTTAGTCCCTGGAGCCGCGAGAGCCAGAGCAGCCGCCCGCCCCGAAGCCCACCCTGGGGCTGGTGCTAAGAGAAGCCGCGGCCAGCGTAGTGAACTTCGGGGCCACCTTGTTAGAG ATCTCAGCCCTGTGGGTGCAGCAAGAGGTGCGGCGACTAGACGGCGACCCTGGCCCGGCCCCAGACGCCGGGGATCCGGGTGGAGCCCTGGCCCTGGTAGCCCAGGCCGCGGGGCAGGGGGCTCGGCAAGCGGGGTCTACGGCAGGCGCGAGCGCCCGGCTTCTGGTCCAGGGGGCGCGGCTATGCCCGTGTGGACGAGGTCTGCAGGGATCCGCCTCATTCCTGCAACAGTGGCGACGCCAGCTGGGCCTTGGAACCCCCGGGGAGCCGGTGAGTTGA
- the CHRNE gene encoding acetylcholine receptor subunit epsilon isoform X1, which translates to MAGTLLSALLLLQLLGGGEGKNEELRLYHHLFDNYDPGRRPVQKPGDTVTITLKVTLTNLISLNEKEETLTTNVWIGIDWHDYRLNYSKGDFGGIETLRVPSELVWLPEIVLENNIDGQFGVAYEANVLVSEGGYVSWLPPAIYRSICAVEVTYFPFDWQNCSLVFRSQTYSAEEVELAFAVDDDGDTISNIDIDTEAYTENGEWAINFCPGVIRRHDGGSADGPGDTEVIYTLIIRRKPLFYVINIIVPCVLISGLVLLAYFLPAQAGGQKCTVSINVLLAQTVFLFLIAQKIPETSLSVPLLGRYLIFVMVVATLIVMNCVIVLNVSCRTPTTHAMSPRLRHVLLELLPQLLGSGAPPEVPRATSPPRRASSLGLLLRAEELILKKPRSELMFEGQRHRHGTWTAALCQSLGAAAPEIRCCVDAVNFLAESTRDQEATGKEVSDWVRMGKALDNICFWAALVLFLIGSSLIFLGAYFNQVPELPYPPCM; encoded by the exons ATGGCAGGGACTCTGCTCAGCGCCCTGCTCCTCTTGCAGCTCCTCG GCGGAGGTGAAGGGAAGAACGAGGAGCTGCGTCTTTACCACCACCTCTTCGACAACTACGACCCAGGACGCCGGCCAGTGCAGAAACCTGGGGACACCGTCACCATCACCCTCAAAGTCACCCTGACCAACCTCATCTCACTG AATGAGAAAGAGGAGACCCTCACCACCAACGTCTGGATTGGAATC gACTGGCATGATTACCGACTCAACTACAGCAAGGGCGATTTTGGGGGCATAGAAACCCTGCGGGTCCCTTCAGAACTCGTATGGCTGCCAGAGATTGTGCTGGAAAACAA TATCGACGGCCAGTTCGGTGTGGCCTATGAAGCCAACGTGCTGGTCTCGGAGGGCGGCTACGTGAGCTGGCTGCCCCCGGCCATCTACCGCAGTATCTGCGCCGTGGAGGTCACCTACTTCCCTTTCGACTGGCAGAACTGCTCGCTTGTTTTCCG CTCGCAGACGTACAGTGCAGAAGAGGTGGAGCTCGCCTTTGCTGTGGACGACGATGGCGACACCATCAGCAATATAGATATCGACACTGAGGCCTATACTG AGAACGGTGAGTGGGCCATCAACTTCTGCCCCGGGGTGATCCGCCGCCACGACGGTGGCTCTGCTGATGGTCCAGGGGACACCGAAGTCATCTACACGCTCATCATTCGCCGGAAGCCGCTCTTCTACGTTATTAACATCATCGTGCCTTGCGTGCTCATCTCGGGCCTAGTGCTGCTCGCCTATTTCCTGCCGGCACAGG CCGGCGGCCAGAAATGCACCGTCTCCATCAACGTCCTGCTCGCCCAGACCGTCTTCTTGTTCCTAATTGCCCAGAAAATCCCAGAGACATCTCTGAGCGTGCCGCTGCTGGGCAG GTACCTCATTTTCGTCATGGTGGTTGCCACACTCATTGTCATGAATTGCGTTATCGTGCTCAACGTGTCTTGTCGGACGCCCACCACTCACGCCATGTCCCCGCGGCTGCGCCAC gtcttACTGGAGCTGCTGCCCCAACTCCTGGGCTCGGGTGCACCCCCCGAGGTCCCCCGGGCCACCTCGCCCCCAAGGCGGGCGTCGTCCTTGGGCCTACTGCTCCGCGCGGAGGAGCTGATACTGAAAAAGCCGAGGAGCGAGCTCATGTTTGAGGGGCAGAGGCACCGGCACGGGACCTGGACTG CTGCCCTCTGCCAGAGCCTGGGCGCCGCCGCCCCCGAGATCCGCTGCTGTGTGGATGCCGTGAACTTCCTGGCCGAGAGCACGCGAGACCAGGAGGCCACCGGCAAG GAGGTGTCCGACTGGGTGCGCATGGGGAAGGCCCTTGACAACATCTGCTTCTGGGCCGCTCTGGTGCTCTTCCTTATCGGCTCCAGCCTCATCTTCCTTGGGGCCTACTTCAACCAAGTGCCCGAACTGCCCTACCCGCCCTGTATGTAG